In Harmonia axyridis chromosome 6, icHarAxyr1.1, whole genome shotgun sequence, a single window of DNA contains:
- the LOC123683420 gene encoding protein CLEC16A homolog isoform X4: protein MFRSRSWFGGGWGRPKNPHSLEHLKYLYNVLSKNQTVSEHNRGLLVETLRSIAEILIWGDQNDSSVFDFFLEKNMLSFFLRIMRQRSGGSSFVCVQLLQTLNILFENIRNETSLYYLLSNNHVNSIIVHKFDFSDEEVMAYYISFLKTLSLKLNAHTIHFFYNEHTNDFPLYTEAIKFFNHPESMVRIAVRTLTLNVYKVEDASMLAFIRDRTAAPYFSNIVWFIGKHIQELDNCVRNDADHQSQNRLADLVAEHLDHLHYLNDILCLNITDLNQVLTDHLLHKLLIPLYIFSLTKRPTPLNDIATANMNRLLNKKTLASDSTSSPHHESSINGGKVSCVVALFLLSQVFLILSHAPLVQTLAWIIFKTDRISYEQGVDKLLENYNSELKRNKQQVEESTESEQSTKSSSKDGSNENLLDVPKNITDEEKERLASSSENSTEVEKPFLESIFTSLDCTENDYTTLFSLCLFYAIANNKGITSDIVEQILKPKKTLVAKTSNKDIKYSYNVQLVDKILHVVMLACQPTCRVRLVTLELALKFLSQLVMCDGKSILLEPHKLTIEAAKSQSTASLRNFYKSEEIFLDMFENEYCDMQKGSLNVEWLCMDSAILLPPTGTPMTGIDFTKRLPCGEVERARRAIRVFFLIRDMVLMLNGEVESQLPLTNPQSCVQIDQALDLSISRYNSDLIGCTVVYKEGNKMRRFLVIDILQLILVEPDTKRLGWGVAKLVGFLQDIEVSGDKDDSRCLHITIHRPLSGTSTNRIPLLSAKFVFDDNIRCMAAKQRLTKGRIKARQKKMQHIARLLEIPGQSGPPSPAFIGASGVGYTSRQIGRNRDRPLFNRCPGFAAPKRENSPGVVHKADTETRRTRCAVESPKAPRIRNESPNAKKDIRSRDSSSSSKTRSRDSSPRMPRPRSEEIPLELIKKAPNSVIDMAPKISILPRPQTPKVECDRGSIEPIGGLRDKDSGVSSISEVSEETSFIADEGDFQNGKGFVETV from the exons ATGTTCCGTAGCAGAAGTTGGTTTGGGGGAGGCTGGGGGCGCCCCAAGAATCCCCATTCGTTAGAGCATCTAAAATACTTGTATAATGTACTTTCCAAGAATCAAACAGTGTCTGAACATAATAGGGGGCTACTAGTTGAGACCTTGAGGTCCATTGCAGAAATTTTGATTTGGGGAGATCAGAATGACTCTTCAGTGTTCGA CTTTTTCCTTGAGAAGAATATGCTGTCTTTCTTTCTCCGTATCATGAGACAAAGGAGTGGAGGTTCAAGTTTTGTATGTGTTCAATTACTACAAACACttaatattctttttgaaaatataaggaATGAGACATCACTAT attatttattatcaaaCAATCATGTGAATTCTATAATTGTTCATAAGTTTGATTTTTCTGATGAAGAAGTAATGGCTTATTATATATCCTTTCTCAAGACACTTAGCCTAAAATTGAATGCTCAtactattcattttttctataatGAA CATACTAATGATTTCCCCCTTTATACGGAAGccattaaattttttaatcatCCTGAATCTATGGTGAGAATTGCTGTACGAACACTTACATTGAATGTTTATAAAGTTGAGGATGCAAGTATGCTTGCTTTTATAAGGGACAGAACTGCTGCgccatatttttcaaatatagtCTGGTTTATTGGAAAGCATATCCAAGAATTGGATAATTGTGTTAGAAATGATGCTGA tcatcAGTCACAAAATAGATTAGCAGACCTTGTTGCTGAACATTTAGATCATCTACActatttgaatgatattttgtGCCTCAACATTACAGATTTGAATCAGGTTTTAACTGATCATCTACTTCACAAATTACTTATTCCATTGTACATCTTTTCCCTTACTAAAAGACCAACACCTTTGAATGATATTGCAACAGCCAACATGAACCGGTTGCTGAATAAAAAGACACTTGCATCAGATAGTACTTCAAGTCCCCATCACGAAAGTTCAATAAATGGTGGCAAGGTTTCATGTGTAGTTGCATTGTTTCTGTTATCTCAGGTATTTTTGATACTTTCACATGCTCCACTTGTTCAAACTTTGGCATGGATTATCTTTAAAACAGATAGGATCAGTTATGAGCAAGGTGTTGACAAATTGTTAGAAAATTATAATAGTGAGCTCAAAAGAAACAAACAACAAGTTGAAGAAAGTACTGAAAGTGAACAATCTACTAAATCTAGTTCTAAAGATGGTTCTAATGAAAATTTACTTGATgtaccaaaaaatatcacagatgaagaaaaagaaagaCTTGCTTCTTCTTCCGAGAATTCTACCGAGGTTGAAAAACCATTTTTAGAGTCTATCTTCACATCACTAGATTGCACTGAGAATGATTATACAACTTTATTTTCATTGTGTTTATTTTATGCCATTGCGAATAATAAAG gtatTACATCTGACATTGTTGAGCAAATATTGAAGCCAAAAAAGACTTTAGTTGCCAAAACTTCAAATAAAGATATCAAATATAGTTATAATGTGCAACTCGTTGACAAAATTTTACATGTTGTTATGCTGGCTTGCCAACCAACATGTAGAGTTAGGTTGGTTACGTTGGAGCTAGCACTTAAATTCCTTTCACAATTGGTAATGTGTGATGGTAAAAGTATATTGTTAGAGCCACATAAACTCACAATTGAGGCAGCAAAGAGCCAGAGTACTGCTTCTTTGAGGAACTTCTATAAAAGTGAAGAGATTTTCTTGGATATGTTTGAAAATGA aTACTGTGATATGCAAAAAGGATCTTTAAATGTTGAATGGCTATGCATGGATAGTGCAATATTACTACCTCCAACGGGTACTCCCATGACAGGTATTGATTTCACCAAAAGACTACCATGTGGAGAA GTTGAAAGAGCAAGAAGAGCCATAAGAGTATTTTTCTTGATCAGGGATATGGTGTTAATGTTAAATGGAGAGGTAGAATCCCAACTGCCTCTAACAAATCCGCAGAGCTGTGTTCAAATCGACCAAGCCTTGGACCTGAGTATATCTCGTT ataATTCCGATTTGATTGGATGCACTGTAGTTTACAAAGAGGGAAACAAAATGCGAAGATTTCTAGTCATCGACATTCTCCAGCTCATTCTGGTAGAACCAGATACAAAAAGGTTAGGTTGGGGCGTGGCTAAACTTGTAGGTTTTCTTCAAGATATAGAAGTGTCAGGAGACAAGGACGACTCTAGGTGTTTACATATCACAATACATAGGCCGTTGTCTGGTACATCAACGAATAGAATTCCATTATTGAGTGCCAAGTTTGTTTTCGATGATAACATTCGTTGCATGGCTGCAAAGCAAAGGTTAACTAAG GGTAGAATCAAAGCTCGTCAGAAGAAAATGCAACATATAGCACGGCTTCTTGAAATACCAGGGCAGTCTGGTCCGCCAAGCCCAGCTTTCATAGGAGCAAGTGGCGTAGGATATACCAGCAGACAAATAGGAAGAAATAGGGACCGACCTCTATTCAATAGATGTCCCGGTTTTGCTGCACCAAAACGAGAAAATTCACCTGGAGTAGTTCATAAGGCTGATACAGAAACAAGAAGAACCAGATGTGCGGTTGAAAGTCCGAAGGCTCCAAGAATTAGGAACGAGAGTCCGAATGCTAAGAAGGATATCAGATCAAGGGATTCTTCATCGTCAAGCAAGACTAGGTCGAGGGACAGTTCACCAAGGATGCCAAGACCTAGATCAGAAGAAATACCGCTCGAATTGATCAAGAAAGCTCCGAATTCTGTGATTGATATGGCGCCAAAAATTAGTATATTGCCGAGACCTCAAACTCCCAAAGTTGAATGTGATAGGGGTTCCATAGAACCCATCGGTGGTCTCAGAGACAAGGATAGTGGGGTTAGTTCAATTTCTGAAGTATCAGAAGAAACTTCTTTTATTGCCGATGAGGGCGATTTTCAGAATGGAAAAGGATTTGTTGAAACTGTGTAA
- the LOC123683420 gene encoding protein CLEC16A homolog isoform X2 has translation MFRSRSWFGGGWGRPKNPHSLEHLKYLYNVLSKNQTVSEHNRGLLVETLRSIAEILIWGDQNDSSVFDFFLEKNMLSFFLRIMRQRSGGSSFVCVQLLQTLNILFENIRNETSLYYLLSNNHVNSIIVHKFDFSDEEVMAYYISFLKTLSLKLNAHTIHFFYNEHTNDFPLYTEAIKFFNHPESMVRIAVRTLTLNVYKVEDASMLAFIRDRTAAPYFSNIVWFIGKHIQELDNCVRNDADHQSQNRLADLVAEHLDHLHYLNDILCLNITDLNQVLTDHLLHKLLIPLYIFSLTKRPTPLNDIATANMNRLLNKKTLASDSTSSPHHESSINGGKVSCVVALFLLSQVFLILSHAPLVQTLAWIIFKTDRISYEQGVDKLLENYNSELKRNKQQVEESTESEQSTKSSSKDGSNENLLDVPKNITDEEKERLASSSENSTEVEKPFLESIFTSLDCTENDYTTLFSLCLFYAIANNKGITSDIVEQILKPKKTLVAKTSNKDIKYSYNVQLVDKILHVVMLACQPTCRVRLVTLELALKFLSQLVMCDGKSILLEPHKLTIEAAKSQSTASLRNFYKSEEIFLDMFENEYCDMQKGSLNVEWLCMDSAILLPPTGTPMTGIDFTKRLPCGEVSRSSNQFSLSKVERARRAIRVFFLIRDMVLMLNGEVESQLPLTNPQSCVQIDQALDLSISHNSDLIGCTVVYKEGNKMRRFLVIDILQLILVEPDTKRLGWGVAKLVGFLQDIEVSGDKDDSRCLHITIHRPLSGTSTNRIPLLSAKFVFDDNIRCMAAKQRLTKGRIKARQKKMQHIARLLEIPGQSGPPSPAFIGASGVGYTSRQIGRNRDRPLFNRCPGFAAPKRENSPGVVHKADTETRRTRCAVESPKAPRIRNESPNAKKDIRSRDSSSSSKTRSRDSSPRMPRPRSEEIPLELIKKAPNSVIDMAPKISILPRPQTPKVECDRGSIEPIGGLRDKDSGVSSISEVSEETSFIADEGDFQNGKGFVETV, from the exons ATGTTCCGTAGCAGAAGTTGGTTTGGGGGAGGCTGGGGGCGCCCCAAGAATCCCCATTCGTTAGAGCATCTAAAATACTTGTATAATGTACTTTCCAAGAATCAAACAGTGTCTGAACATAATAGGGGGCTACTAGTTGAGACCTTGAGGTCCATTGCAGAAATTTTGATTTGGGGAGATCAGAATGACTCTTCAGTGTTCGA CTTTTTCCTTGAGAAGAATATGCTGTCTTTCTTTCTCCGTATCATGAGACAAAGGAGTGGAGGTTCAAGTTTTGTATGTGTTCAATTACTACAAACACttaatattctttttgaaaatataaggaATGAGACATCACTAT attatttattatcaaaCAATCATGTGAATTCTATAATTGTTCATAAGTTTGATTTTTCTGATGAAGAAGTAATGGCTTATTATATATCCTTTCTCAAGACACTTAGCCTAAAATTGAATGCTCAtactattcattttttctataatGAA CATACTAATGATTTCCCCCTTTATACGGAAGccattaaattttttaatcatCCTGAATCTATGGTGAGAATTGCTGTACGAACACTTACATTGAATGTTTATAAAGTTGAGGATGCAAGTATGCTTGCTTTTATAAGGGACAGAACTGCTGCgccatatttttcaaatatagtCTGGTTTATTGGAAAGCATATCCAAGAATTGGATAATTGTGTTAGAAATGATGCTGA tcatcAGTCACAAAATAGATTAGCAGACCTTGTTGCTGAACATTTAGATCATCTACActatttgaatgatattttgtGCCTCAACATTACAGATTTGAATCAGGTTTTAACTGATCATCTACTTCACAAATTACTTATTCCATTGTACATCTTTTCCCTTACTAAAAGACCAACACCTTTGAATGATATTGCAACAGCCAACATGAACCGGTTGCTGAATAAAAAGACACTTGCATCAGATAGTACTTCAAGTCCCCATCACGAAAGTTCAATAAATGGTGGCAAGGTTTCATGTGTAGTTGCATTGTTTCTGTTATCTCAGGTATTTTTGATACTTTCACATGCTCCACTTGTTCAAACTTTGGCATGGATTATCTTTAAAACAGATAGGATCAGTTATGAGCAAGGTGTTGACAAATTGTTAGAAAATTATAATAGTGAGCTCAAAAGAAACAAACAACAAGTTGAAGAAAGTACTGAAAGTGAACAATCTACTAAATCTAGTTCTAAAGATGGTTCTAATGAAAATTTACTTGATgtaccaaaaaatatcacagatgaagaaaaagaaagaCTTGCTTCTTCTTCCGAGAATTCTACCGAGGTTGAAAAACCATTTTTAGAGTCTATCTTCACATCACTAGATTGCACTGAGAATGATTATACAACTTTATTTTCATTGTGTTTATTTTATGCCATTGCGAATAATAAAG gtatTACATCTGACATTGTTGAGCAAATATTGAAGCCAAAAAAGACTTTAGTTGCCAAAACTTCAAATAAAGATATCAAATATAGTTATAATGTGCAACTCGTTGACAAAATTTTACATGTTGTTATGCTGGCTTGCCAACCAACATGTAGAGTTAGGTTGGTTACGTTGGAGCTAGCACTTAAATTCCTTTCACAATTGGTAATGTGTGATGGTAAAAGTATATTGTTAGAGCCACATAAACTCACAATTGAGGCAGCAAAGAGCCAGAGTACTGCTTCTTTGAGGAACTTCTATAAAAGTGAAGAGATTTTCTTGGATATGTTTGAAAATGA aTACTGTGATATGCAAAAAGGATCTTTAAATGTTGAATGGCTATGCATGGATAGTGCAATATTACTACCTCCAACGGGTACTCCCATGACAGGTATTGATTTCACCAAAAGACTACCATGTGGAGAAGTAAGTAGGAGTTCAAACCAATTTTCATTAAGCAAG GTTGAAAGAGCAAGAAGAGCCATAAGAGTATTTTTCTTGATCAGGGATATGGTGTTAATGTTAAATGGAGAGGTAGAATCCCAACTGCCTCTAACAAATCCGCAGAGCTGTGTTCAAATCGACCAAGCCTTGGACCTGAGTATATCTC ataATTCCGATTTGATTGGATGCACTGTAGTTTACAAAGAGGGAAACAAAATGCGAAGATTTCTAGTCATCGACATTCTCCAGCTCATTCTGGTAGAACCAGATACAAAAAGGTTAGGTTGGGGCGTGGCTAAACTTGTAGGTTTTCTTCAAGATATAGAAGTGTCAGGAGACAAGGACGACTCTAGGTGTTTACATATCACAATACATAGGCCGTTGTCTGGTACATCAACGAATAGAATTCCATTATTGAGTGCCAAGTTTGTTTTCGATGATAACATTCGTTGCATGGCTGCAAAGCAAAGGTTAACTAAG GGTAGAATCAAAGCTCGTCAGAAGAAAATGCAACATATAGCACGGCTTCTTGAAATACCAGGGCAGTCTGGTCCGCCAAGCCCAGCTTTCATAGGAGCAAGTGGCGTAGGATATACCAGCAGACAAATAGGAAGAAATAGGGACCGACCTCTATTCAATAGATGTCCCGGTTTTGCTGCACCAAAACGAGAAAATTCACCTGGAGTAGTTCATAAGGCTGATACAGAAACAAGAAGAACCAGATGTGCGGTTGAAAGTCCGAAGGCTCCAAGAATTAGGAACGAGAGTCCGAATGCTAAGAAGGATATCAGATCAAGGGATTCTTCATCGTCAAGCAAGACTAGGTCGAGGGACAGTTCACCAAGGATGCCAAGACCTAGATCAGAAGAAATACCGCTCGAATTGATCAAGAAAGCTCCGAATTCTGTGATTGATATGGCGCCAAAAATTAGTATATTGCCGAGACCTCAAACTCCCAAAGTTGAATGTGATAGGGGTTCCATAGAACCCATCGGTGGTCTCAGAGACAAGGATAGTGGGGTTAGTTCAATTTCTGAAGTATCAGAAGAAACTTCTTTTATTGCCGATGAGGGCGATTTTCAGAATGGAAAAGGATTTGTTGAAACTGTGTAA
- the LOC123683420 gene encoding protein CLEC16A homolog isoform X6, with amino-acid sequence MFRSRSWFGGGWGRPKNPHSLEHLKYLYNVLSKNQTVSEHNRGLLVETLRSIAEILIWGDQNDSSVFDFFLEKNMLSFFLRIMRQRSGGSSFVCVQLLQTLNILFENIRNETSLYYLLSNNHVNSIIVHKFDFSDEEVMAYYISFLKTLSLKLNAHTIHFFYNEHTNDFPLYTEAIKFFNHPESMVRIAVRTLTLNVYKVEDASMLAFIRDRTAAPYFSNIVWFIGKHIQELDNCVRNDADHQSQNRLADLVAEHLDHLHYLNDILCLNITDLNQVLTDHLLHKLLIPLYIFSLTKRPTPLNDIATANMNRLLNKKTLASDSTSSPHHESSINGGKVSCVVALFLLSQVFLILSHAPLVQTLAWIIFKTDRISYEQGVDKLLENYNSELKRNKQQVEESTESEQSTKSSSKDGSNENLLDVPKNITDEEKERLASSSENSTEVEKPFLESIFTSLDCTENDYTTLFSLCLFYAIANNKGITSDIVEQILKPKKTLVAKTSNKDIKYSYNVQLVDKILHVVMLACQPTCRVRLVTLELALKFLSQLVMCDGKSILLEPHKLTIEAAKSQSTASLRNFYKSEEIFLDMFENEYCDMQKGSLNVEWLCMDSAILLPPTGTPMTGIDFTKRLPCGEVERARRAIRVFFLIRDMVLMLNGEVESQLPLTNPQSCVQIDQALDLNNSDLIGCTVVYKEGNKMRRFLVIDILQLILVEPDTKRLGWGVAKLVGFLQDIEVSGDKDDSRCLHITIHRPLSGTSTNRIPLLSAKFVFDDNIRCMAAKQRLTKGRIKARQKKMQHIARLLEIPGQSGPPSPAFIGASGVGYTSRQIGRNRDRPLFNRCPGFAAPKRENSPGVVHKADTETRRTRCAVESPKAPRIRNESPNAKKDIRSRDSSSSSKTRSRDSSPRMPRPRSEEIPLELIKKAPNSVIDMAPKISILPRPQTPKVECDRGSIEPIGGLRDKDSGVSSISEVSEETSFIADEGDFQNGKGFVETV; translated from the exons ATGTTCCGTAGCAGAAGTTGGTTTGGGGGAGGCTGGGGGCGCCCCAAGAATCCCCATTCGTTAGAGCATCTAAAATACTTGTATAATGTACTTTCCAAGAATCAAACAGTGTCTGAACATAATAGGGGGCTACTAGTTGAGACCTTGAGGTCCATTGCAGAAATTTTGATTTGGGGAGATCAGAATGACTCTTCAGTGTTCGA CTTTTTCCTTGAGAAGAATATGCTGTCTTTCTTTCTCCGTATCATGAGACAAAGGAGTGGAGGTTCAAGTTTTGTATGTGTTCAATTACTACAAACACttaatattctttttgaaaatataaggaATGAGACATCACTAT attatttattatcaaaCAATCATGTGAATTCTATAATTGTTCATAAGTTTGATTTTTCTGATGAAGAAGTAATGGCTTATTATATATCCTTTCTCAAGACACTTAGCCTAAAATTGAATGCTCAtactattcattttttctataatGAA CATACTAATGATTTCCCCCTTTATACGGAAGccattaaattttttaatcatCCTGAATCTATGGTGAGAATTGCTGTACGAACACTTACATTGAATGTTTATAAAGTTGAGGATGCAAGTATGCTTGCTTTTATAAGGGACAGAACTGCTGCgccatatttttcaaatatagtCTGGTTTATTGGAAAGCATATCCAAGAATTGGATAATTGTGTTAGAAATGATGCTGA tcatcAGTCACAAAATAGATTAGCAGACCTTGTTGCTGAACATTTAGATCATCTACActatttgaatgatattttgtGCCTCAACATTACAGATTTGAATCAGGTTTTAACTGATCATCTACTTCACAAATTACTTATTCCATTGTACATCTTTTCCCTTACTAAAAGACCAACACCTTTGAATGATATTGCAACAGCCAACATGAACCGGTTGCTGAATAAAAAGACACTTGCATCAGATAGTACTTCAAGTCCCCATCACGAAAGTTCAATAAATGGTGGCAAGGTTTCATGTGTAGTTGCATTGTTTCTGTTATCTCAGGTATTTTTGATACTTTCACATGCTCCACTTGTTCAAACTTTGGCATGGATTATCTTTAAAACAGATAGGATCAGTTATGAGCAAGGTGTTGACAAATTGTTAGAAAATTATAATAGTGAGCTCAAAAGAAACAAACAACAAGTTGAAGAAAGTACTGAAAGTGAACAATCTACTAAATCTAGTTCTAAAGATGGTTCTAATGAAAATTTACTTGATgtaccaaaaaatatcacagatgaagaaaaagaaagaCTTGCTTCTTCTTCCGAGAATTCTACCGAGGTTGAAAAACCATTTTTAGAGTCTATCTTCACATCACTAGATTGCACTGAGAATGATTATACAACTTTATTTTCATTGTGTTTATTTTATGCCATTGCGAATAATAAAG gtatTACATCTGACATTGTTGAGCAAATATTGAAGCCAAAAAAGACTTTAGTTGCCAAAACTTCAAATAAAGATATCAAATATAGTTATAATGTGCAACTCGTTGACAAAATTTTACATGTTGTTATGCTGGCTTGCCAACCAACATGTAGAGTTAGGTTGGTTACGTTGGAGCTAGCACTTAAATTCCTTTCACAATTGGTAATGTGTGATGGTAAAAGTATATTGTTAGAGCCACATAAACTCACAATTGAGGCAGCAAAGAGCCAGAGTACTGCTTCTTTGAGGAACTTCTATAAAAGTGAAGAGATTTTCTTGGATATGTTTGAAAATGA aTACTGTGATATGCAAAAAGGATCTTTAAATGTTGAATGGCTATGCATGGATAGTGCAATATTACTACCTCCAACGGGTACTCCCATGACAGGTATTGATTTCACCAAAAGACTACCATGTGGAGAA GTTGAAAGAGCAAGAAGAGCCATAAGAGTATTTTTCTTGATCAGGGATATGGTGTTAATGTTAAATGGAGAGGTAGAATCCCAACTGCCTCTAACAAATCCGCAGAGCTGTGTTCAAATCGACCAAGCCTTGGACCTGA ataATTCCGATTTGATTGGATGCACTGTAGTTTACAAAGAGGGAAACAAAATGCGAAGATTTCTAGTCATCGACATTCTCCAGCTCATTCTGGTAGAACCAGATACAAAAAGGTTAGGTTGGGGCGTGGCTAAACTTGTAGGTTTTCTTCAAGATATAGAAGTGTCAGGAGACAAGGACGACTCTAGGTGTTTACATATCACAATACATAGGCCGTTGTCTGGTACATCAACGAATAGAATTCCATTATTGAGTGCCAAGTTTGTTTTCGATGATAACATTCGTTGCATGGCTGCAAAGCAAAGGTTAACTAAG GGTAGAATCAAAGCTCGTCAGAAGAAAATGCAACATATAGCACGGCTTCTTGAAATACCAGGGCAGTCTGGTCCGCCAAGCCCAGCTTTCATAGGAGCAAGTGGCGTAGGATATACCAGCAGACAAATAGGAAGAAATAGGGACCGACCTCTATTCAATAGATGTCCCGGTTTTGCTGCACCAAAACGAGAAAATTCACCTGGAGTAGTTCATAAGGCTGATACAGAAACAAGAAGAACCAGATGTGCGGTTGAAAGTCCGAAGGCTCCAAGAATTAGGAACGAGAGTCCGAATGCTAAGAAGGATATCAGATCAAGGGATTCTTCATCGTCAAGCAAGACTAGGTCGAGGGACAGTTCACCAAGGATGCCAAGACCTAGATCAGAAGAAATACCGCTCGAATTGATCAAGAAAGCTCCGAATTCTGTGATTGATATGGCGCCAAAAATTAGTATATTGCCGAGACCTCAAACTCCCAAAGTTGAATGTGATAGGGGTTCCATAGAACCCATCGGTGGTCTCAGAGACAAGGATAGTGGGGTTAGTTCAATTTCTGAAGTATCAGAAGAAACTTCTTTTATTGCCGATGAGGGCGATTTTCAGAATGGAAAAGGATTTGTTGAAACTGTGTAA